The Glycine soja cultivar W05 chromosome 8, ASM419377v2, whole genome shotgun sequence genome has a window encoding:
- the LOC114424498 gene encoding receptor-like cytosolic serine/threonine-protein kinase RBK1: MERLERRSKKEEVKEKKKSRKFELTLMLGGQNQKKEVVDDDDVSVSPRDVFGVPILGMDSDSTGSSNYGGPGSPGLGQKHSQQWRAMIDVLRFKSVRRFSTIPLLAASYEISRKSLRNKLARILPANEEDDDLNLGIDIDDISTKPSWRNFSYADLAAATDDFSPVNLLGKGGHAEVYKGCLADGQVVAVKRLMRNEKEIEGKAGDFLTELGIIAHINHPNATRLIGFGIDNGLYFVLQLAPHGSLSSLLFGSECLEWKIRFKVAVGVAKGLQYLHHDCPRRIIHRDIKASNILLNQNNEAEISDFGLAKWLPDKWAHHVVFPIEGTFGYLAPEYFMHGIVDEKTDVFAFGVLLLELITGRRAVDSNSRESLVIWAKPLLEAKLIEQMVDPRLELKYDLAEMKCAMVTASMCIHHMSSKRPYMNQVVQLLKGEEVPIELTQNSSAPRSHLIDACDLEDYTCSNYLTDLNRHKQLLME; the protein is encoded by the exons atGGAGAGATTAGAGAGGAGGAGCAAGAAGGAGgaagtgaaagaaaagaaaaagagccGAAAGTTTGAGTTAACGTTGATGTTGGGTGGCCAGAACCAAAAGAAAGAGGTGGTTGACGACGACGACGTATCGGTATCGCCGAGGGATGTGTTTGGGGTTCCTATTTTAGGGATGGATTCAGATAGCACGGGGAGCAGCAACTACGGCGGGCCGGGGTCGCCAGGCCTTGGCCAGAAGCATAGCCAGCAGTGGAGGGCGATGATCGATGTTTTGAGGTTCAAGTCCGTTAGGAGATTCTCAACGATCCCGTTGCTTGCAGCGAGCTACGAGATCTCGAGGAAGAGCCTAAGGAACAAGCTGGCGCGTATTCTACCCGCGAATGAAGAAGACGATGATTTGAATCTTGGAATTGACATTGATGACATTTCCACCAAGCCTTCTTGGAGGAACTTCAGTTATGCTGACCTTGCCGCTGCCACAGACGATTTCAGCCCTG TGAACTTGCTTGGAAAAGGTGGTCATGCTGAAGTCTACAAAGGATGCTTAGCAGATGGTCAAGTCGTAGCCGTAAAGAGGCTAATgaggaatgaaaaagaaattgagGGCAAAGCTGGTGATTTCTTGACAGAGCTTGGAATCATCGCTCACATTAACCATCCCAATGCAACACGCTTGATTGGGTTTGGGATCGACAATGGTCTCTACTTTGTTCTACAATTGGCCCCACATGGCAGCCTTTCCTCTTTGCTCTTTG GTTCTGAATGTTTAGAGTGGAAGATAAGGTTTAAAGTAGCTGTTGGGGTGGCAAAAGGGTTGCAGTATCTCCACCACGATTGCCCAAGAAGAATCATTCACAGAGACATCAAAGCCTCAAATATTTTACTCAACCAAAATAATGAAGCTGAG ATTTCAGATTTTGGATTGGCAAAGTGGCTCCCAGATAAGTGGGCCCACCATGTTGTCTTCCCAATTGAAGGCACATTTGG GTATTTGGCTCCAGAATACTTTATGCATGGAATTGTGGATGAGAAAACTGATGTTTTTGCATTTGGGGTTTTGTTACTGGAACTCATAACAGGTCGTCGTGCAGTTGATTCAAATAGTAGGGAAAGTCTTGTGATCTGG GCCAAACCCCTGCTGGAAGCAAAGTTGATCGAACAAATGGTAGACCCCAGATTAGAACTGAAATATGATCTGGCAGAAATGAAGTGTGCCATGGTAACGGCTTCCATGTGTATCCATCACATGTCCTCTAAGCGACCATACATGAATCAG GTTGTGCAGTTACTGAAAGGGGAAGAGGTGCCTATTGAACTCACACAAAATTCATCAGCTCCAAGATCACACTTGATAGATGCATGTGACTTGGAAGATTATACTTGCTCTAATTATTTGACTGACCTCAATCGCCACAAGCAATTACTCATGGAGTGA